GCTGCTTTAAAATACATGTAGTAACGACTGTAGGTTGGTAGGACGTTGGGTGTGTAGGTACTCTGTCAATAGTGTTATGTAACCCGCACAGAGTTAAAGACacaaaagtgtttcttttctgtttcttaTTGCTTAAAATTCACAAGAATGAGTACAACATTTTTCATATTATCAGCACATTTACATCACTGATATACACTAGCTGTCTGCAGTAGCTAGtcacttaacttaattaattgtcttgtTTAGCATACAACATAAAACTGTAAATTTTTGTagttagatgatgactgttaCTCTGAGAAAAATGGTAAAAGGCTCTCTGTGCCTTCTGTTCTACGTTTTTCTAGTTCTTGTTCATACAAGAGCAATGCTCGATGGATGAATTCATATTGTTCGCAGGTCTGCACCATCCCACCTCTAGCAAACACGCACATCACGTATTTagtcaacacaacagcaaGTGGCTAAGCTACATGGTACTCACCTATCTTGTCTTAGTCGACATAAAATCTTCAGTACATCTACATAGCCATCTTCCTGTAGGAAAATAGCAGAGCTTGACATACAATCTCAAGAATACAAAACGCTTGGAAAAACCTTAAGTTGCTGTATTGCGATGTCGATACTAATAAAGCAGCCAGTTCGACCGATCCCAGCGCTTAACAAACATAAATATGTGAGACCATGAAATAGTATAGTAGGTGATAAGTATGGTGGAGTAGATTTGAAGTCTCTAGCCTTGTCCTCATCCTCTCTACTTCTTCTTGCACAAGCAGACCAAGTAGGAGTTATGAGGACGAGGCAGGACGACTGGTATTAATAAAGTAGTGATGACGCAGTACTTTACCTGCAATGAACAACTACTGGAGCAGAAGGCGATGACATTCTGCATTTAGCAACCTGTTCCAGCATGCAAAGAAGTGGTGAAGGAGACTGTGGTATTCCATGGTCTGGCCAAGAGTTGTACCAGAAATGACAAACATTGTGCTTTACATCCTGCAACGACACCAGTGTGATTGATGAGGGTTTACAGAGACCCAAAAAATCATTTCAACACTAACTTTTTGACGCAATTCAAGTTGGGTGACAAGATAACCATCAGATTGTTCTGAATCAGTAACAAGTATTGAGATGTCTCTTGATGTAATTTCTCCCACAGTAGGAAGATATGGTGAACATTTTGACtacaaacaagaaattgttATTACCATGGAAACAACATCTAAAATTAAACATTACTCACTTTATTTTTTTCGTTTAAATTAGTTAGCATTACTATCACCGGCGATCGACTCATCAATATCATCCTCCAGAAGTCATGTATAGTGTTAGCTAACGGTCCTATTACCACACACCAATGAGGCGACTATACAGACGGTGCACAGATTGTGTGCATACCTTGCGTAGCTATGTACTGCTCTGGCTGCTCGTGGAAACCCTGTAGATGACGAAAAAGCAAGAATAGCACATCtagttgtttctgttgttcttTTAGCTGCTTCTTACCCTAATATAGTTGGCATTGATGTAAGACGAACTCGGATCGTTATCGATCTGTGACAACATCACTCTTGAATGCAGATCTGCAGATGCACGAAACAAATGTCAGGAAATTCATATGGCATGCAATGCATAGGCTACAGAGCACGTACTTGGAAGAATGCTTCTGTATCTGTTCTTTGGTCCAATTCCACATACAGGAACCGTTTCATGGTTAAAAGGCACACCCTACAAGACACACCAgatatgtattgtgtgtaagGAGGAAGTGTACAAGTATTTGTATTGAAACTTACCCAAAATTCAGAATGAATCATGCTGACGGACATTAGGCAGAGTCTCAACTCTTCCGGAAACATCTGACGTGAGCCTTTGCACAGCAGCTGTCGTTGTGACCTTAGTATACACAACAGCTAACAATCAAACTCTTGCTTTGGTTGTTATAATATTTGTCTTACTCTTGATCATCGTCACAATCTGATTCTGAGGACATACCAGACGCAAAA
The DNA window shown above is from Corticium candelabrum chromosome 13, ooCorCand1.1, whole genome shotgun sequence and carries:
- the LOC134189018 gene encoding tyrosine-protein phosphatase non-receptor type 5-like — protein: MTLTRKDSQGKDDGVLLDSSSPCPHVQSIMAVTDEQPVISSRLEVTESIDSQHPELLDIPSDFKRSHSVHLTGINHVLLREKPRMLSRPRLSLSLNLTSSLHPKRSRTSLGFASGMSSESDCDDDQESQRQLLCKGSRQMFPEELRLCLMSVSMIHSEFWGVPFNHETVPVCGIGPKNRYRSILPNLHSRVMLSQIDNDPSSSYINANYIRGFHEQPEQYIATQGPLANTIHDFWRMILMSRSPVIVMLTNLNEKNKSKCSPYLPTVGEITSRDISILVTDSEQSDGYLVTQLELRQKDVKHNVCHFWYNSWPDHGIPQSPSPLLCMLEQVAKCRMSSPSAPVVVHCSAGIGRTGCFISIDIAIQQLKEDGYVDVLKILCRLRQDRGGMVQTCEQYEFIHRALLLYEQELEKRRTEGTESLLPFFSE